GGGAGGTAAGTTCTTGTCATTTGGTTTAGTAAAGGTTGCTTAGGTAAGGTTTATTGTTTTCTAGACAGggaccttttttgtttgttattttggcctcAGTCCACCCTGAAGCCTAGACCTCAGTTCATccatttttgttgtcatttaccCTACccgtgtaaataaataattcttttttttgtatacaACGCTAAAAATCGTTTGTGGTCACTTGGGACTTGGGGTTGATGGGGCCTTATCATGTTATGTCCTAGGCCCCCTAGACTGGGGCATAAcaccttcctttcctctctgtgtctggttctgtcagagatttcttcctgttaaaagggagtttttttctctccactgatgcctagtgcttgctcattgtgtgaattgttgggttgcTCCGCtgtccttgatgttgtctatgtacagtgccttgagataatgtatgtaatgatttggtgctatacaaataaaattgaatttgaattgttcattcattttatgttgtgtttgttgtttaatgttgtttatttaatatgGATTAATCCTCATTATTGTGGGTCAGTTATAAAGCAGGTCATCTTTCAATTAGATGGTCGTAGGTTAGCTTCCTGGCTCCACTACTCTATATGTTCTGATGTGTCCCTCAGCAGACACTTGGCCCCAAGTTGCCTGTCAAATCTAATGCATATGccaaatgtcagtcagtcatcatctaaccgctctatcctccaccagagggtcgcggggggtgctgtgccaatctcagctacatcgggcgataggcggggtacaccctggacagttcgccagtccatcgcagggccacacacaactagagacaaacaaccattcactctcacactcactcctacggtcaatttagagtgtccaatttacctatccccacattgcatgtttttggactgtgggaggaagccggagaacccggagagaacccacgcacacacggggagaacatgcaaactccatgcagaaaggcccttgttccaaccggggctcgaacccgggtcttctcgctgcaaggcgagagtgctaaccactacgccaccGTGTGGCCATATGCCAAATGACTAAAGGTAAATGTAATCACATATACACAATATCTGACATAAATTGTCCAATTTCTATATCATTCAAAGATACAAAATTAGCATAAATAGCAATTATTTTCCACAGACTACCCTCTGGAAGTATCTCAGACTATCTCTTGCCTGTGGAGGGACAACTGATTCCCAAGCCACCTGAGATATTTTCTTTATCTCAAGCATGGAACGTTTACCTTAGTTTGTTTGTAGCACAACATGAGTGTATATGCATGGGTGAAGGTTGCGCACAAACAGGGACTTAAAATTTGGGTTTTCTTCCAAGCCTGGGGCATTTCTTAGGTGTTTGTGATGGGTATGTTTAACATGAAAGGCTGCAACTATGGAAGTAATCTCATCAACACTTATATAAACCTGCGGACAGCTTTAGAGCTGGTCTTCTCCACAAGATTAATCTTCTCCTTTTCAGTTGCATAGGGAAGGTCAATAAGACCTTGGTCTATCTCactaaaataattgttaatgtTGTCATCACAGTTGTCTGGATCAAAAGGATCAATGTATTTTGAAAGAGATTCCAGTATCTTAAAATGAGGACATTGTGAGGTCTGAACATGTCTTTCTGATTCCCCAGTTTCGACTCTGCCTGTCCCCGAGCctgtctgctctgtttctgTTCTGGTGATCGACCCAGCCTTCCGCTCCGACAATGGATTCTGCCTGCTCCCTGCCTGTCTTCAGTCTGCTTGCAGTGACGGAACAGCTCAGCCTCTAGTCCATTTCCTGCTATTTCCACAGAGTCTGTTTGCTGTTCAGCCACAGGGATCACCAGCTGCACACCATGAAGCAATTTATACTATTGTGCCGTCTTTGAACAGTCCATTGAAAAGGTGAAGAATAAAAGTCATTACcgactgtctgtctgcctaCGTGTGCTGCATTTGGATCCTACCCCGACCCATTACAGTACAATCTGGCCAGACATGGACCCAGCACACACCATCAAGCCGCTGGCATGCCTGGGTCTAGTTGAGGATCAGCTCCAACGCCATGAGGAGATCTTAGCCTCCACCGCAGCTGAGGTTCGATAAGTAGCGGCAAATCAAGAGCAAGGCGACGCCGCACTAGCTGCCCAGGTCTAGCAGCTCACCACCACCCTAGCACAGACCTTCGCTCCACCAGTCTCCCTGGATCCACCCCCACCGGCTCCAACTCTGCATGATACTGTCACAGAGCCTCGAGTTGGGGTACCCGAGCACTACACCGGCGATGTGGAGGGCTGTAATCCGTTCCTCACGAACTGTTCCATTCTCTTCACTCTCCAGTCCAACACCTTTGCGTCCCAGGAAGCCAGGGTGGAGTTCACCATAAATCATCTCCTCCTTCCAGACCTTTGCCACCGTAAGGTGTTCGGGGTGGCATTGCGGGATCCCGACGCCTTAGGTGGCCTCCTGGGACTTAGCCATGGGTCGATTATGCCATCGACTTCCGCACCCAGGCTCGGATGACCAAGTGGAACCAACCAGCCCAGGTCGACGCTTTCCTTCTGGCACTGGCTGACTATGTCAAGGACAAGCTGGTTTCTCATGACCTGCCCTCCTCACTGGACAGCATCATCAAGTGGGTTTCCCGCATCCTAGCCAGACAACGGACGGCCATCTCCTCCTGCCGGTCAATCCACGAGGGAGTTCGAGCCCATGCAGGTCAGCCGGGCCAGCCTCACACCGGAAGAGAGAGAGCTCCTCGAAGACGCCAACATGTTCACTAAGCTCGATCTACGCAATGCCTATCATCAGTTTTCCTCGGTCCTCTGGAATAAGTTCTGCTCACTCCTGGGGGCCACCATCAGTCTGTCCTCTGGGTTCCATCCCCAGTCCAATGGCTagattgaacaaaaaaaaaacaggggatGGAGACAGCCCTCCGCTGCATGACGTCCCAACACCCGTCGTCCTGGTCTGAACAACTCCTGTGGGTTGAGTATGCCCCTGTTCCCAGCTCTGGGGAGAGAGAGCGCTTGCCTGTCTCTCCAGGCTTTCATCCGTCGCTGCCACAGGACCTGGAGCCCGAGCCTCCCTTCTTTGAGCCGCCGGCTGCTACACAGCCGCTGCCAACCACCACCGCTCCCAGGCCCTGGAGTACCAACCTGGACAGAGAGAAGTTGGCTCCTCGGTTTGTCGGACTGTTCAAGGTTGGGAAGATCATCAACCCAGTGGCGGTGAGGTCCCCAGGTCCATGCGGGTCCATCCCACCTTCCATGTTTCTAAGATAAAACCAGTAGAAGAGAGTGCTCTGGTTCCTATTGCGCCGCCTCCTCGGCTCACCGATGGGAGGCCCACTTACACTGTTCATCGTCTCCTGCGGTCCTGGTGGCGTGGTAGAGAGCTCCAATACCTGGTGGATTGGGAGGGCTATGGTCAGAGGGAGAGGTCCTGAGTCCCTGCGAGGCATGTATTGGACCACAACCTCATCAGAGAGTTCCATCAACGCCACCCAGATCAGCCAGCCAGTACCAGTCATACCCCCAAACCACGTGCTCCTCTGCTCCGCCCATCTGATGGTGACGACATAGGTCCCTTCCTCCGGGGACGACGCATTCTCCGCAGCCGAAGATGAAGGGATGAATGTGGAGGTCTTTGATGAGTATTAGGGACTTGGATACTTTCTTTAATCAAGTGTTTTAAAGTAAGGTTTATGTTAGGCCTGAGGAACTGATTCtgaaagtttaaaatgttttctatttgtttttgctttgcctaaatatgttaaatgacaattaaaatatttttgttagAGAACACAAGAATCCTTTTGGTTTCACCACTgcaggactaataaaggaccATCTTAGTTTGTCTAACTCATTTGTATTTGAgattatatttatgttattgcTTACTGTTGGTGTGAGATGGACAACCTTAAAGACATTTATCATTGTGTccaatgttttaaaatggaggATTATTATTTGGACTGAGCTGCCAAACAGTCACTTCACACTCCTATAGGATTGCTCACAGAGGCATATATGATTacattgacaaagaaaaaaccaAGTCATGTGAAAGAGGTGCAACCTAAtgtgagatggagagagagcgcAGAGAGAAGTTGGACTTTTTTGAGGATGGAGgatcatatttattgtgttgctgAAAAAAGAGCACCAACATGATGCCAAAAAAGGTGTTTGTGACTGACAGAGTAAACATCACTGATGAGAGACAAAGGTTTACAAATTGACGCTGTTTTCTGCTTAGCAGGTAATTTCAATTGCTTATCGAAAtgttatttatctttttatatcTGTTACTAGAATACAGGgcagtgtttgtatttcatgGTTCAAAAGCACAAAACGTGAACCACTTCAACGTGAAACATAAAGTCCTCACCATTTGGTTTGTTCCACTGCTGTGCTCAGCTCAGGTGGGTGAGAACATCCTCCCCATCTAAACATCGAACACAATATGTTCAACGAAAGAAGCATTTCTTCTCTGCAATCCCCATCTTATCCTCTCAATGTCACTAGAAATGATACACTTAACCTTTAAGTAAAGCTACACACCAATCATACACCATGGAGCCACATTTAGCAGGTCTATATGTACAGATTTCAATTGCATGGCATGGctgaataaatgtgaaataataacaaaacaaaggtTAGATTTCCTAACAGTAGAATAAGTtatgtaaaatgacattaacTCCAAACATtggaaaaaataagaaaaaataaaatagttaaaatgtatttacatttattttttaacaattgTATTActtatattgtcattttataaTCACCACTCACTTCTGAAATATGGAggatagacagagagagcagtgtTCACAATTTTAGTTTGTGGTACCTCGACCCATCacagctttctttgtgtttctctctggtctcaacatgattatgtaacatttaggaccaaacagcgccaccaagaggccaaaactggaggccaggatggcaaatacctccactgcatctgcatatgtgcctggtgagctgatgtaagcagggataaaggccacccacactgcacagaagatcaacatgctgaaagtgatgagtttggcctcattgaaactgtctggaagattccttgctagaaaagctaacaaacaactgaggacagccagtaaaccaatataaccaagtaaaactgcaaaaccaactgtggacccaactgcacactcaAAAAcgatcttgtcactgtgatactgggtgtttttatgaggcactggtgaagcagagacaagccagacagtgcagattgctgcttgaacagaagtcagaaccagaactgtccctctctgctgcgcagcaccaaaccacttaagactggactcacctcctggtttagAGGTCCTGAACACAGCAataaccaccatggttttcaccaggatacatgagacacaaagcacaaagctgatgccaaatgctgcatgtcttagttggcaagtccataatttGGGTTGTCCAATGAAGAATAacgagcagaggaaacacaatttgagtgacaccaagagaagaaaactgagctccgaattgttggcacgaactataggtgtgctgtgatgatggatgaagatgcccagaacaacaacacagataaatgtgcccaacagtgaggtggttgtcaagcagatacccagaggctcatagtaggagaggaactctgttttcttaggaacacagtgatcacgctgggggctggaccagaaatcttctggacaactggtgcactccatggagtctgagaaaagagggaaagtggtgagatacatgtttatacaagaTCTgtgaactgtggtgtttaaaactttacacttaccagttgtattgctgatctttccctcagaacaagggacacagtcaaaacaacactcaggttcccccttctttctggccatgcgggtacctggaggacaactctcactgcacactgactgaggaggctgtgtggagaaatatcagtatctgtaattttatttttcttcatactGTTCCATGTTCTGTGTCCACAGAGTGTTGCTATGGATTTCCGTTGGGCATCCATGACAAAGATTCCATTTAGTAAAAATGTGGGTCTTTAAGATCCTGTGTTCAAACTAATGTGTAGTTGATCTCACATCACCTGACAAAAACAGTGGTTTCTCAACAGGAGATCAGCCCTACTTGTATGTTCTTGTAGACTTCGTACAGGTGAGGGTATCACCAAAAGTTATTTTATAACTTCAAGCAAGAGTCCATGgtaattgttttctttgatGTCCCTTCTTCAACCAAAGCAAGAGGTCCCACCAACTAGACTGGAAAGTGTGTTACATGTAGCTTAAGCATTGGTCCACATGCATACAATGTAGGAGTGTGTACTTTATGTATGAAAGGCTTGTCAGTAGCATTATGCATATGGGTGgatgacatcactcacattAGAGGGACCATAGCAAACCTCTGTGGACTCAAAGGTAAAGTATGGGCCGAGACTAATAAGCAGGGGAAATCAATGGTTGTCTATAAATTGAAGAAgtaacctgtttggattcaaagttccagaagattctgtcttcatccagtgtgagcacttcacctttgaaggctgacctcttaacatcacccactctctgaactttagttcttccatcagggagccacacccagttcattaTGTCATACAttggtaaggcatcaccattctcatcaaaggacacttgatcaccaaatgttgtggtgaagttgactttttccaggTAATACAGAAGCTTTGGATATGATAAtcacacacaaatggaaaaacaagaacaaaaacaacaattactcCCTGTCCAGCAGTTGTTTGCCTCAGCTGACCAACATATTTACAAGTTTCTTacataaaatgtgcatgttCACTTAAAAaggaatgtatttatttgagtgtgtgttgacaggATTTGTTAAAGATTACTGGCTGAAACCAATGCCTTTGGCCTCAGCTATTACCAGTGCTGAGAAATATTAAACCTATTCATAAATTTGTATTAAGAAATGAATTTCCTTTTAAGTCATATCACATGGCTATTTTATACTTACACTTTAACCTGATATTACAATACACTGTTTGCTTGCTGTATAGGGAAAGTGAGAtgctttaatttgttaataTGTTCAGTTCTTACActttaataattcaaatattaaagaaatacaaaggaTTGAGTAAAATGAGGAGTGCTAACTGATAaatcacctgccatggctccagtctttgtaaatgagcacaggtgttgttgctgaaaggtcctctccctggctcacactgcagcatgttatcaagagcatacgccagagcgtacacagccttatacacattatactctggtctgaggtttgaaacatccactaattcattctccacattctctacaacttcctgtccagtgcataattcgcCTCCAGCTTctacccaacctgctggaggtggtgcaaatctacactgaaatgtgtgttcccaaaactgattcacctgaaagataattattttgtgtattaaaGCCAGTATATAAAATTCACAAATAACCAGGTCGTGGGAAATTCTCACTCTGTTGTttccatctgtgttgttgtgatgtagatcaggacgtatttgtaacaggaaatctctgagtcctggtatttctcctctgCGGACGGAGATggccagtgttccacccaggtacggcatgaagtgaggagtctggagcacatcaaCTGATGTCCAGCcttcactggcaatccactgcaagcctgtcacattctgcctcaccacctgtacattgaAATATAATAAGTAATGGTCCTGGTAAACACACTTACTCTAAACCCCTCctaacagcagctttaacaacTTACAgttgaaacattaaaaatgaaatctaaactctaaactgtttttttttagaatatcTCTTTAatgactgacctctttcatgagaTTAATCGTGCGAgttgcaaacacaatcaccactcgggctgtagatttcctcatcacatccactattctccttatTTCATCAGGGTCGTCACCTTGAGGCAAAATCTcagtgtaagccagacaacctccaccggctggacccagatcagagtgaaaggatcgggcagcgtggactccataatcattaTCACTGATGATCAGACCTgtccaagtccaaccaaagtgttttagaatctgaatcatagcattcacctatgtggacacatagcagagggattagtgcacaggctggaatccTCTTTACTAGAAATCCTGCTGAATaggttcatcaaagactcatgtttaatcactgtctttaagtgttgtatatctgacaccacacaactctgtaATTGAGACATGAGTGAGACACTTTTTCAGGGGGGTTTTGGGTGGATggattttcacctgaaaagcatcacttgggatcgtcctaaagaaagatggaaacttcCGTcgatcactcaggcaggaacatgtggcaaaataactcacctgcaaaaaatAACATCTCATATACTAAAAACAGTCATCATCTGCAGACTTAAAAAGCTTTCCaatgttgaatatttaatttacaatttaattattgttattatttttttaaattgcatgcCAATTATTTAGAACAATGATTAACTCCAGAGGCAGataaacttaccagaggcactctgtacaaacctatcAATGATGATAAGGCAATTGAACGTGTGGAGGaagaatcacccacaatccctaggactggaggagttcctacacagttctcctctaatgtaagttgctcttcttgaccactgactaaggtcagtgctgcacgaaatccaattcctagttggacgcagttatcatacagactgtatcccagagtgacattaggcagcaggttggagtttctgttgatctcatcgatagcaaaggccatggtctgagttTGTCTGAATCCTAAGACatcaaaactaacaaaaaacgAGTGTTTTTGGAAAAACCTTATAAGGTGCAAAGCAACATATTTCACTACTACAGATACTGAAAATAATATCATCATTAACACCCTTAATCAAACTTCAATGCTTAAATACAGCTATAATGTAATCAGTTCATATTACTAAAAAGATTAGATAAATACGTCATGCTGATTAGCTAAGCAAGAGCTCCTTAAATGTACTGTTTGTCTttcagactcacccatagcaggtaggcagctgtggctctgaggtaaaagtcaGGTCAGGATCAGAAGAAAATAAGTTGATTGCAAAAAttccacctagaatcacatctccagttttgtgcatgCCATTTAGAATAAACTGTCCttgtaactgacaagaggaggaataaagagaggaggacacagcagagaatAAGCAGCAGTACAACATTAGCAACAGCAACTTGTTATCTAAAAATACCCTCATGACTTTCCTATGGTTCCTATTTGATTGAGTTCAGTCCCATCACTACTCATATTTTATTGACTTATGgcaatgtttatttttgcacatcACCTATCAGGGCAGACTAAGATGCTGTAGGGGCAGGTCCTCAGTAACGTCATGCGTCATTTGCACATAGTTCTCTTGTCATTATCATCATGGTGcaagtgtttgtattttattctactgcagagattggagcagactcttggtatcacaggtgctgccctctgctggtttagatcatacttatctgatagattccagtttgttcatatcaatgataaagcctcattacaaacacaagttaattgtggagttccacaaggctcagtgcttgggcctatactttttaccttatatatgcttcctcgagggaacattattagaaagcacaacatacactttcattgttatgcagatgacacacagctatatttatcaatgaggccggatgaaataaatcaggttgttcaactccaggaatgtctcagagacattaagtcctggatgatctgtaactttctacttttaaactcagaaaaaactgaggtcattatactcggccctaaacacctcagagaaaaactttccgatcacattgtcactttagatgacaccaccctggcttccagttccactgtgaggaaccttggagttacttttgaccaggaaatgtcatttgattcacacataaaactaatccccagccttcttccacctgcggaacattatgaaaattagaaacattctgtctttacaggatgctgaaaaactagtttatgcttttgttacatctagattagattactgtaactccttattatcaggatgctccaacaagtctgttagaacccttcagttaattccaaatgctgcagcacgagttctgacaggaactagaaagagagaccatataactccagtgttagcttctctacactggctccctgtacagttttgaattgaatttaaaatctTCCTCCTCATGCACAAAGcactagtcttaccctatcaccccaatagaccacttaggtcacaaaatacaggtttacttgtggttcccagaggatgtaagagtagaatgggaggcagagcctttagttaccaggctcctctcctgtggaaccagctcccaatgatagttcgggaggcggacactctctctgtatttaaatttaaacttaaaactttcctttttgataaagcttatagttagagctggttcagggaaacgtggaccagctcttagttatgctgctatagacctagactgctgggggattttcctgtggtgcacgcacattcactctctcacactcagggtatgattATGACtgttatatgtcattaaccttgtctatTTCTCTCCCtaatttgtgtctttccttccttccctctctctctctctgtattctcatcatgcaggttgcgggatcaagatcaagttttcgaggctacccatatcatcaccattattattgtgccattattaaaaagtcgatatcattaactgtataatcttgtaacctgatacagttgttgtgtatctgctcctggtctctctctctcttctgtctcttcctcatctccctcttgtcaatttctctcccccctttctgtcccccacctctccactgtcccccatttttcctttcaccccaaccggtcgaggcagatgaccgcacatctctgagccgggttctgtcagagatttcttcctgttaagagggagttttttctctccactgatgccgagtgcttgctcattgtgtgaactcttggggttctctgctctccttgatgttgtctatgtacagtgccttgcgataatgtatgttatgatttggtgctatacaaatacaattgaatagaattgaattgaattgaattagaAGGTCGTAGGTTACCTTTCTGGCTCCACTACTCTATATGTGCTGATGTGCCCCTCAGCAGACACTTGGCCACAAGTTGCCTGTCATATCTAAGATGCATCTGCCAAATGACTAAAGGTAAATGTATTCACATATACACGATATCTGACATAGATTGTCCAATTTCTCTATCATTCAAAGATACAAAATTagcataaataacataaatagcAATTATTTTGCTATTAGCCTTCGACTACTCTCCCGAAGGACCTGGTATATCATCTGCCAAGAGGCTGAGCAGCCGGTGAGTCCATGTTACTGGACACAGAGGAGGCTAACTGTTTGGAGCAGATGACCTGGGGAGGAGATCCACCTTTGTTCCACCTTTTGAAGCCGTTCGTCTGGGTGACACTTTTGGAGTTGACCACTCATGTTTAAAGGTTTTATCTCTTGCCTGTGGAGGAACAACTGATTCCCAAGCCACCAGAGATATTTTCTTTATCTCAAGCATGGAAAGTTTACCTTAGCGTGTTTGTAGCACAACATGAGTGTATATGCATGGGTGAAGGTTGCGTGCGAACAGGGACTTAAAATTTGGGTTTTCTTCCAAGCCTGGGGCATTTCTTAGGTGTTTGTGATGGGTATGTTTAACATGAAAGGCTGCAACTATGGAAGTAATCTCATCAACGCTTATATAAACCTGCGGACAGTATTAGAGTTGGTCTTCTCCACAAGATTAATCTTCTCCCTTTCACTTGCATAGGGAAGGTCAATAAGACCTTGGTCTATCTCactaaaataattgttaatgtTGTCATCACAGTTGTCTGGATCAAAATGATCAATGTATTTTGAAAGAGATTCCAGTATCTTAAAATGAGGACATTGTGAGGTCTGAACATGTCTTTCTTGTGCTCCTGCTGTTCTCTCTGGGGGGTAGGTGAAGCCTGCATGGCTCTTATCACCATGATACTGCAGAGGAGCCTGAAAAGGGGGAGGGTTAGTCCTGAACAGACCTAACCCCCTCTCTATTGAGGTGAGCATGGAAAGCAGTGTCATGCATGTTTGAAAGAAAAGAGTCATTGACATGATCttctctctgtcatctctgtcacCTCAGCTAACcagcccctcctcctcactcacctCCCAGCCACTGTCTCCTCatcagccactccctcctcatcagctcaaCTCCACTCACCTGTTTGCAGTAGCTGCCCCGATCACTAATCAGCCCATTATATATACTCCTCTCCACCGTGCAGTCACTGCCAGATTGTTCTATGTTGTTTGCACTAGTCTCTCCCGCATTTTTTGGACTGATTCCCTGGTTTCGACCCTGCCTGTCCCCGACCTGTCTACTCTGTTTCTGTTCTGGTGATCGACCCAGCCTTCCGCCCCAACAATGGATTCTGCCTGCTCCCTGCCTGTCTTCAGTCTCCTTGCAGTGACGGAGCAGCTCAGCCTCAGGTCCATTTCCTGCTATTTCC
This Solea senegalensis isolate Sse05_10M linkage group LG8, IFAPA_SoseM_1, whole genome shotgun sequence DNA region includes the following protein-coding sequences:
- the LOC122773966 gene encoding extracellular calcium-sensing receptor-like → MRVFLDNKLLLLMLYCCLFSAVSSSLYSSSCQLQGQFILNGMHKTGDVILGGIFAINLFSSDPDLTFTSEPQLPTCYGFDVLGFRQTQTMAFAIDEINRNSNLLPNVTLGYSLYDNCVQLGIGFRAALTLVSGQEEQLTLEENCVGTPPVLGIVGDSSSTRSIALSSLIGLYRVPLVSYFATCSCLSDRRKFPSFFRTIPSDAFQVNAMIQILKHFGWTWTGLIISDNDYGVHAARSFHSDLGPAGGGCLAYTEILPQGDDPDEIRRIVDVMRKSTARVVIVFATRTINLMKEVVRQNVTGLQWIASEGWTSVDVLQTPHFMPYLGGTLAISVRRGEIPGLRDFLLQIRPDLHHNNTDGNNRVNQFWEHTFQCRFAPPPAGWVEAGGELCTGQEVVENVENELVDVSNLRPEYNVYKAVYALAYALDNMLQCEPGRGPFSNNTCAHLQRLEPWQLLYYLEKVNFTTTFGDQVSFDENGDALPMYDIMNWVWLPDGRTKVQRVGDVKRSAFKGEVLTLDEDRIFWNFESKQPPQSVCSESCPPGTRMARKKGEPECCFDCVPCSEGKISNTTDSMECTSCPEDFWSSPQRDHCVPKKTEFLSYYEPLGICLTTTSLLGTFICVVVLGIFIHHHSTPIVRANNSELSFLLLVSLKLCFLCSLFFIGQPKLWTCQLRHAAFGISFVLCVSCILVKTMVVIAVFRTSKPGGESSLKWFGAAQQRGTVLVLTSVQAAICTVWLVSASPVPHKNTQYHSDKIVFECAVGSTVGFAVLLGYIGLLAVLSCLLAFLARNLPDSFNEAKLITFSMLIFCAVWVAFIPAYISSPGTYADAVEVFAILASSFGLLVALFGPKCYIIMLRPERNTKKAVMGRGTTN